Proteins from a single region of Nocardioides oleivorans:
- a CDS encoding MarR family winged helix-turn-helix transcriptional regulator produces MASIQAPPLSDQLCFDLYAASRAVTAAYRPVLVELGLTYPQYLVLIALWERDGRTVRDIADALQLDHGTLTPLLKRMEARTLVERRRNHADEREVVVSLAPRGEELRQHADRLHCDMKDLLGLDPVEFVQLQETLRALTRRAHG; encoded by the coding sequence ATGGCCTCCATCCAGGCGCCGCCGCTGTCGGACCAGCTCTGCTTCGACCTCTACGCCGCGTCCCGCGCAGTCACCGCTGCGTACCGTCCGGTGCTCGTCGAGCTGGGGCTGACCTATCCGCAGTACCTCGTCCTGATCGCGCTGTGGGAGCGCGACGGCCGCACGGTGCGCGACATCGCGGACGCCCTCCAGCTCGACCACGGCACCCTCACCCCCCTGCTGAAGCGGATGGAGGCACGCACCCTCGTCGAGCGGCGACGCAACCACGCCGACGAGCGCGAGGTCGTGGTGTCGCTCGCCCCCAGGGGCGAGGAGCTGCGCCAGCACGCCGACCGCCTCCACTGCGACATGAAGGACCTCCTCGGGCTCGACCCCGTCGAGTTCGTCCAGCTGCAGGAGACCCTCCGGGCACTGACGCGTCGCGCCCACGGCTGA
- a CDS encoding NADH:flavin oxidoreductase/NADH oxidase codes for MTSLLDPLTLRGRTARNRVWLSPMCQYSAFDRDGVPTDWHLVNLGRHAVGGFGLVITEAAAVVPEGRISPQDVGIWNDEQAAAWTRIVDFVHAQGALAGIQLAHAGRKAGTHAPFTAPGSGEDEAPVARGSVPIEDGGWETVAPSALAFDGLATPRSLTTDEVAAIPAAFADAAVRADRAGFDVIDLHGAHGYLLHQFVSPLVNRRTDRYGGSFENRTRLVVETVAAVRAVWPDDKPLFVRLSATDWADGGWDLDQTVLLAAILRDHGADLVDVSSGGAVPQQEITVGPGYQVPFAAAVRQQAGVAVSAVGLVDDPRQAQEILDAGAADAIMLGRAAIREPSWPLRAAHELGLKPSDAPYAPQHTRGAWRDS; via the coding sequence ATGACGTCTCTCCTGGACCCCCTGACCCTGCGCGGACGCACGGCCCGCAACCGGGTCTGGCTCTCGCCGATGTGCCAGTACTCCGCGTTCGACCGCGACGGGGTGCCGACCGACTGGCACCTCGTGAACCTCGGTCGGCACGCGGTCGGCGGCTTCGGCCTCGTCATCACCGAGGCCGCTGCCGTGGTGCCGGAGGGCCGCATCAGTCCGCAGGACGTCGGCATCTGGAACGACGAGCAGGCCGCGGCCTGGACGCGCATCGTCGACTTCGTGCACGCGCAGGGCGCACTCGCCGGCATCCAGCTCGCGCACGCCGGCCGCAAGGCCGGCACGCACGCACCGTTCACGGCTCCGGGCAGTGGCGAGGACGAGGCACCGGTGGCTCGTGGCTCGGTCCCGATCGAGGACGGCGGGTGGGAGACGGTCGCCCCGTCGGCCCTGGCGTTCGACGGGCTGGCCACCCCGCGCTCGCTCACGACGGACGAGGTCGCCGCGATCCCCGCGGCGTTCGCCGACGCCGCGGTCCGGGCCGACCGCGCCGGGTTCGACGTGATCGACCTCCACGGCGCCCACGGCTACCTCCTGCACCAGTTCGTCTCACCGCTGGTCAACCGGCGCACCGACCGCTACGGCGGGTCGTTCGAGAACCGGACCAGGCTGGTCGTCGAGACGGTCGCCGCGGTCCGCGCGGTCTGGCCGGACGATAAGCCGTTGTTCGTGCGGCTGTCGGCCACGGACTGGGCAGACGGCGGCTGGGACCTCGACCAGACCGTGCTCCTGGCCGCGATCCTGCGCGACCACGGCGCCGACCTGGTCGACGTCTCCTCGGGCGGCGCGGTGCCGCAGCAGGAGATCACGGTCGGGCCCGGCTACCAGGTGCCGTTCGCCGCCGCCGTACGCCAGCAGGCCGGCGTCGCGGTGTCCGCGGTCGGGCTGGTCGACGACCCCCGGCAGGCGCAGGAGATCCTCGACGCCGGTGCTGCCGACGCGATCATGCTGGGGCGTGCCGCCATCCGCGAGCCGTCCTGGCCGCTGCGCGCGGCCCACGAGCTCGGGCTCAAGCCGTCCGACGCGCCCTACGCACCCCAGCACACCCGTGGGGCCTGGCGCGACAGCTGA
- a CDS encoding BatC protein: protein MSQSENEGPADGGAEGTPGVQDGGADGGAEGPADGGAEGTPGVQDGGADGGAEGPADGGAEGTPGVQDGGADGGADS, encoded by the coding sequence ATGAGTCAGTCCGAGAACGAGGGTCCCGCCGACGGCGGAGCCGAGGGAACCCCGGGCGTGCAGGACGGCGGTGCCGATGGTGGCGCCGAGGGTCCCGCCGACGGCGGGGCCGAGGGCACCCCGGGCGTGCAGGACGGCGGAGCTGACGGTGGCGCCGAGGGTCCCGCCGACGGCGGGGCCGAGGGCACCCCGGGCGTGCAGGACGGCGGAGCTGACGGCGGAGCCGACAGCTGA
- a CDS encoding MDR family MFS transporter, with product MSAPEITRASVGLRSERGPVLLAVMLSIGLVAIDATILATAVPAVVDDLGGFTSFPWLFSIYLLAQAVSVPIYGKLADLYGRKPVMLVGIGLFVVGSLLCGVAWSMPALIVFRLVQGLGAGAVQPMGMTIVGDVYSLAERAKVQGYIASVWATASVVGPTLGGIFADYLSWRWIFFVNLPLGLAAGWVLWRRFEEKVEPRKHTIDYLGAVLLAAGGSLLLLGLLEGGVRWGWGSVAGVGILVAAAVLVVAFVVVESRTAEPVLPLWIFRRRVLNAANSGSFVVGVVMLGLTSYVPLYAQSVLGHGALVAGLTLASMTIGWPIAASTSGRFYLTIGFRKTVLMGAAFVVAGGLLLLRVSADSALWELALPCFVMGIGFGYVASPGVVVAQSSVGWEHRGVATGTNMFARSMGSAVGVAVFGAIVNSRVAGGGAAGAVDVEHLAAGVLAPAIHAVFVCSAVVASVLVLSGLLMPRDAGQQPAP from the coding sequence GTGAGTGCCCCCGAGATCACCCGAGCCAGCGTCGGCCTGCGCAGCGAGCGCGGCCCCGTCCTGCTCGCGGTGATGCTCAGCATCGGGCTGGTGGCCATCGACGCGACGATCCTGGCGACCGCGGTCCCGGCCGTCGTCGACGACCTCGGTGGCTTCACGTCGTTCCCGTGGCTGTTCTCGATCTACCTGTTGGCGCAGGCCGTCTCGGTGCCGATCTACGGCAAGCTGGCCGACCTCTACGGCCGCAAGCCCGTGATGCTCGTCGGCATCGGCCTCTTCGTCGTCGGCTCCCTGCTGTGCGGCGTCGCGTGGAGCATGCCGGCGCTCATCGTCTTCCGGCTCGTGCAGGGCCTCGGTGCGGGCGCGGTGCAGCCGATGGGAATGACGATCGTCGGCGACGTCTACTCGCTGGCCGAGCGCGCGAAGGTGCAGGGCTACATCGCCAGCGTGTGGGCGACGGCCTCGGTGGTCGGGCCGACGCTGGGCGGGATCTTCGCCGACTACCTGTCCTGGCGCTGGATCTTCTTCGTCAACCTCCCGCTCGGTCTCGCGGCCGGCTGGGTGCTGTGGCGCCGCTTCGAGGAGAAGGTCGAGCCGCGCAAGCACACGATCGACTACCTCGGCGCGGTCCTGCTCGCGGCCGGCGGCTCGCTCCTGCTGCTCGGGCTGCTCGAGGGCGGCGTGCGCTGGGGCTGGGGCTCGGTCGCGGGCGTCGGGATCCTGGTCGCCGCCGCGGTGCTGGTCGTCGCGTTCGTGGTGGTGGAGTCACGCACCGCCGAGCCGGTGCTGCCGCTGTGGATCTTCCGGCGCCGCGTGCTCAACGCCGCGAACTCGGGGTCGTTCGTGGTCGGCGTGGTGATGCTCGGCCTGACGTCGTACGTCCCCCTCTATGCCCAGTCCGTGCTCGGCCACGGCGCCCTCGTGGCCGGCCTCACGCTGGCGTCGATGACCATCGGGTGGCCGATCGCGGCGTCGACGAGTGGCCGGTTCTACCTGACGATCGGCTTCCGCAAGACGGTGCTGATGGGTGCGGCGTTCGTGGTCGCCGGTGGGCTGCTGCTGCTCCGCGTGAGCGCCGACAGCGCCCTGTGGGAGCTCGCCCTGCCGTGCTTCGTGATGGGCATCGGCTTCGGGTACGTCGCCAGCCCGGGCGTGGTCGTCGCCCAGTCCAGCGTGGGCTGGGAGCACCGCGGTGTCGCCACGGGGACCAACATGTTCGCCCGCTCGATGGGCAGCGCCGTCGGCGTCGCGGTGTTCGGCGCGATCGTCAACAGCCGCGTGGCCGGTGGCGGGGCGGCCGGGGCGGTCGACGTCGAGCACCTGGCGGCCGGTGTGCTGGCGCCGGCGATCCACGCCGTCTTCGTCTGCTCCGCGGTCGTCGCGTCCGTGCTCGTGCTGTCCGGCCTGCTGATGCCGCGCGACGCCGGGCAGCAACCCGCTCCCTGA
- a CDS encoding LuxR C-terminal-related transcriptional regulator has translation MNVRITLINHDEVVVLGVATMLARHARDIEVHDPRKRPQDLVDLALHDPSGTVGAGARVLQRLVADPRLGRVVAYTNDFDPATAETHFRSGYAGYLSTALSHDELIESLRAIHAGQRVLAPGSDAAPADGEVWPGQAAGLTAREADVLSLIAAGMSNKEIARQLGVTINSVKSYIRGAYRVIDVDSRTKAVLWGITHGLRAPVVTHTESAEPAE, from the coding sequence ATGAACGTGCGCATCACCCTGATCAACCACGACGAGGTCGTCGTCCTCGGCGTCGCGACGATGCTCGCGCGGCACGCCCGCGACATCGAGGTCCACGACCCGCGCAAGCGTCCGCAGGACCTCGTCGACCTCGCGCTGCACGACCCGAGCGGCACCGTGGGAGCCGGCGCCAGGGTCCTCCAGCGGCTGGTCGCCGATCCCCGTCTCGGCCGAGTCGTCGCCTACACGAACGACTTCGACCCCGCGACGGCGGAGACCCACTTCCGGAGCGGGTACGCCGGCTACCTCAGCACGGCGCTCTCCCACGACGAGCTCATCGAGAGCCTGCGCGCCATCCACGCCGGCCAACGCGTGCTGGCACCCGGCTCGGACGCCGCGCCGGCGGACGGCGAGGTCTGGCCGGGGCAGGCCGCCGGCCTGACGGCGCGCGAGGCCGACGTGCTCTCCCTCATCGCGGCCGGCATGAGCAACAAGGAGATCGCCCGTCAGCTCGGGGTGACCATCAACTCCGTGAAGTCCTACATCCGCGGCGCCTACCGGGTCATCGACGTCGACAGCCGCACGAAGGCCGTGCTGTGGGGCATCACGCACGGCCTCCGGGCACCGGTCGTCACGCACACCGAGTCCGCCGAGCCCGCCGAGTAG
- a CDS encoding DUF3375 domain-containing protein: protein MSEIAGELARVKGAFAQPTLTLLHQRQAPVVITIFRTAFGRSNTPIPTARLHTQVEEHVEQMRRSGEQDVPVGSGREICQRWMRGQWLVRSLDEQGNEVYALTSHAQQALELVKNLARDRATLSEHRVATILSTVRRFNSEANPDRTARVTILNEEIARLQGERDRLVDGGDLEGATEDYMLEGFTELLSLISALPSDFARVEERFATIRAEILAAFRAEDRPAGEVIDAYLSRADALMTATHEGRAFEGAFALLRDDALVTRLREDLTDLLEHPLSDRILSDADRAELRGTVRLVRDGLDRVLAQRSRVTATLKEYIVSHDAARDRELEQVLRQVESELMSWMASTGPRATHDVALLPPRAGVEHLRERFHDPADDVLPDRIVAADPDLAPQVSLAELVAQGGPRLTTLRERLDAALASLLPAESLGALFDGLEPSLRRPVEIFGLLHLAAERAWEAEETTEAFDAVRPDGSRRSFAVPRTALPDPDLAPRPDTETRT, encoded by the coding sequence GTGAGCGAGATCGCCGGCGAGCTGGCGCGCGTCAAGGGCGCGTTCGCCCAGCCGACGCTGACGCTCCTCCACCAGCGCCAGGCGCCCGTGGTCATCACCATCTTCCGCACCGCCTTCGGCCGCTCCAACACCCCCATCCCGACCGCCCGGCTGCACACGCAGGTCGAGGAGCACGTCGAGCAGATGCGACGGTCGGGGGAGCAGGACGTGCCCGTGGGCAGCGGGCGCGAGATCTGCCAGCGGTGGATGCGCGGGCAGTGGCTCGTGCGCTCGCTCGACGAGCAGGGCAACGAGGTCTACGCGCTCACCTCGCACGCGCAGCAGGCGCTGGAGCTGGTGAAGAACCTGGCCCGCGACCGCGCCACACTCAGCGAGCACCGGGTCGCGACCATCCTGAGCACCGTGCGCCGCTTCAACTCCGAGGCCAACCCCGACCGGACCGCACGGGTGACCATCCTCAACGAGGAGATCGCCCGGCTGCAGGGGGAGCGCGACCGGCTCGTCGACGGCGGCGACCTCGAGGGCGCGACCGAGGACTACATGCTCGAGGGGTTCACCGAGCTCCTCTCGCTGATCTCCGCGTTGCCGAGCGACTTCGCCCGCGTCGAGGAGCGGTTCGCCACCATCCGCGCCGAGATCCTCGCGGCCTTCCGGGCCGAGGACCGCCCCGCCGGCGAGGTGATCGACGCCTACCTCTCCCGCGCCGACGCCCTGATGACGGCCACGCACGAGGGCCGGGCGTTCGAGGGTGCCTTCGCCCTGCTGCGCGACGACGCCCTGGTCACGCGCCTGCGGGAGGACCTCACCGACCTCCTCGAGCACCCGCTCTCCGACCGGATCCTCAGCGACGCCGACCGTGCCGAGCTGCGCGGGACCGTGCGACTGGTGCGCGACGGCCTCGACCGCGTGCTGGCCCAGCGCTCGCGGGTGACCGCGACCCTGAAGGAGTACATCGTCTCCCACGACGCCGCCCGCGACCGCGAGCTCGAGCAGGTGCTGCGCCAGGTCGAGTCGGAGCTGATGTCGTGGATGGCGAGCACCGGACCGCGTGCGACCCACGACGTCGCGCTCCTGCCGCCGCGGGCCGGCGTCGAGCACCTCCGCGAGCGGTTCCACGACCCGGCCGACGACGTGCTGCCGGACCGGATCGTCGCGGCCGACCCCGACCTCGCGCCCCAGGTCTCGCTCGCCGAGCTCGTGGCCCAGGGCGGACCGAGGCTGACCACGCTGCGCGAGCGCCTCGACGCCGCGCTGGCCTCGTTGCTCCCGGCCGAGTCGCTCGGAGCGCTGTTCGACGGGCTCGAGCCGTCGCTGCGCAGGCCGGTCGAGATCTTCGGGCTGCTCCACCTCGCCGCCGAGCGCGCGTGGGAGGCGGAGGAGACCACCGAGGCCTTCGACGCCGTCCGCCCCGACGGCAGCAGGCGGTCCTTCGCGGTCCCGCGCACCGCGCTGCCCGACCCCGACCTCGCACCTCGTCCAGACACGGAGACCCGCACATGA